Below is a window of Candidatus Rickettsiella isopodorum DNA.
AGTACTTGAACATCTTGCTGATCCCAACAAAGGTCTGCGTGTATTACAAAAAATTGTCAAGAAGTACTTAATTCTCAGTGTCCCGCGTGAGCCTATCTGGCGATTATTGAATATGCTACGTGGCAAATACTGCTCAGCTTTTGGTAATACACCCGGACACCTTCAGCATTGGAGTAAACGGCGCTTTGTGACACAGATCTCGACATATTTTGATATCCTTGAGGTAAAAACACCTTTTCCATGGACTATGTTGCTATGCCAGCGTAAATAAAAAGTTTTGTAACTCAAACTTCACACTAAACTATGCAAACAACTCCTACGAAAAACACAGCATCAAGACGCAAATGGAAAATCAGATTGTGGGGGTTAGTTTTTTTTGCGCTAGTACTTTCACTCTATGGGGCTATCCCTTTTCTCATGATGCCTACCTTATCAACCGCGGTTTGGACAATAGGTTTTTCTCAATCCTTTTTGAATCAGTCTTTACTGAGTATTTATGCTAACAACTTTGGTTTTCCTCATCCGGCGGCAATAGCGTTTGGTTTAGCCGGTGCATACCCTTGTGCTTTATTAATGGCGTTGGGATTTCCGGCAGGGGATGCTTATTCCATGATGTTTGTCGTTTGGCTGGCGCTTGCTTTTTGGGGGGCTTATCGCCTAGGTCTAAGCTTAGGACTAACCGAAATGGGCTCGTTGTTGACAACCGTTCTGTGGTTAAGCCTACCTATTGTTTATTTGCATAACACTTATTCGATGTTGGCACTCGGCATTGCGTTATTACCTTTTTATTTTTGGATGTCGATCCGACTTTTTTACCTACCACAAACTAAGTTATTACAAAGTCTTTTTTACACCGCACTTGGATATAGTTTAACTTGTTTAATTGCGGTATTCATGGATGGCTACAGCTTTATGATGTTTGCTGTTGGCTCTTCGATATTAGCCACTTATCTTTTTTTTCGTGTTAAAGAGAAACGCGCTTATTTTTTAAAGTTTGCATTTCCTCTTCATTTTCTTGCGTTTGGTTTAGCTGTTTTGTTGTATATTTTGTATATTGGTAGATTTAGCTATCCTCTTTCATCATTTGATTATTTTCGAGCCTATGGAATTGATCTCAGTTTTTTACTGAGACCAACCCAAGGAGTTTTCTGGTTGTGGGATAGCTTGCATCTCAGTGTTAACCGATCGAGTAATCAATTTTTTGGTAGCGAAATACTATGGACAACAACATTTAGTTTGCCTTTTATACTGTTAGGGGGACTATCTTGGTGGAAAACTAGAAAAAAAAATGTCTTGGCAACGGGCCTATTATTGATGAGCTTTTTTGGATTGTGGATGGCGATGGGTCCTTCGATAAAAATCAATTCCACAAAACCTTATTCTATGTCAAGGGAGATGCCTCATGAATACGCCCTCATGCCAACAGGAAATGCCTCACTTTCCAAATACCTTCCAGGATTTCAGGAAATGCGTGAGCCTTATCGCTGGATGGCGTTAAGTTTATTGGGTTTATGGATATTACAGTTAATTTTTTTGGCACAAACTCAAAAGAGCTTACGTTATCGTAGCAGTTGGATAGTAATTATACTGGTCGCATTGATCCTAACTAACCTGCCGCACCTACGTGCTACCTGGCATCATTATTCGCAGTATCAAAAAAGTTTTTGTCAAATCAATCAGGAATTGATAAGGCCTTTATCATTTGATCTGACTAAAGGAGATAGAGTGGCTTTTGTACCTTATCGAAACGATTATTTACTTAACTATCTCTCTGCAGCCTTAAAAATACGTGCTTACAATATTGGTGGTGATAAAAATCTAGCTGAGGCCCGTCAGTATTGGCCTAGCCTTATGCAACACTTCAGCTCAAACTATGTTGATCCGTTTGCTACGTATCGTATTTTGTTGTTATTAGCCACAGGGCAAGCTGATGCCATTGTTTTACCTTATACAAGTATGTTCTGGGGTGCGGAGGAATGGTCCTCCCTTGTCTTTCGCGGCGCTGTGGAACCTGTGATTGAATCCCTCGAGAAACTACCTTGGGTCGATGTGCAAAAGAGAAAATATTACGCTGTCGTGAAACTTAAACCGATTTTCTTTTTGCACAAAAAGAAATTACTTCGTTATCTTCAACGACATCCTTTTTCTTTAGCGGTCGCTTTAAAAGAACAAGGTTTTCCAGGAAGTGCATTGACAGAAGTAGGTTTGATTAAAAATCAACAAATATATACAACTGGTCAGGCTGGTATTTTGCTACAAGGTCCCTATACCACCATGACAAAAGGTCATTATCGTTTTGTGCTGTATGGTTCAGCAAAAAATCTATCGGGAGCATGGATTCATATAAATTATGTAGAGTCTAACAGGGTCATCTTAGCCCAATCTTCCTTTCAGAAAATAAAAAATACAAAAGGGATACTAACATCCTACGACTTTACAATTAAAAAATCTGTAACTGAATTAGAGATACAAGTTCTTGTAACAAAGAAAACAAACATGCAAATCAAAGGCTATGAACTTATCCGAATGGATCCCGTAACTTCTTCGATTTAAATAAAATTTTTAATGCTTAACATGATTTTATTAACGTTGTTCAGCAATATTTTACTTAAAATAGAAATAACTTATCTATGCAGCAAATTATTTTAGTTACTGGTGGAACTGGATTTATTGGTTCGCACGTTTGTGTAGCACTTATAAATGCAGGGTATGATATTGTTATCCTTGATAATTTAAGCAATAGCTATTCTGAAGTTGTTGATCGCTTGGAATGTATTTGCAAATTTCGATTAAAATTCATAGAAGGTGACATTCTTGATTCAAACTTGCTTGATGATATTTTTTTTGAAAATAACATTTCAGCAGTCATACATCTTGCAGGCTTGAAAGCGGTCAGTGAATCAATAAAAAATCCTTTGAAATATTATAATAATAATGTAGAAGGTACACTTAAGCTAATTAGTGCTATGCGTAAAGCTAATGTGAAAAAACTTGTTTTTTCTTCATCAGCGGCTGTTTATGGTCAACCTGTAAATGTACCTATTCGGGAAGATTTCTCTCTCTCTCCTAAAAATCCTTATGCTCGATCCAAGTTGATGATTGAAAATATATTAGCTGATTTACATAAAGCAGAATCCGATTGGCATATTGCCTGTTTACGTTACTTCAACCCTGTAGGTGCACATGAAAGCGGACTTATAGGTGAAGACCCTAAAATATTTCCATATAATCTTATGCCCTATTTAACACAAGTCGCTATAGGTCGACGTAAAGAGCTTACCATTTTTGGTGGCGATTACCCAACGACAGATGGTACTGCAATACGTGAT
It encodes the following:
- the galE gene encoding UDP-glucose 4-epimerase GalE, whose product is MQQIILVTGGTGFIGSHVCVALINAGYDIVILDNLSNSYSEVVDRLECICKFRLKFIEGDILDSNLLDDIFFENNISAVIHLAGLKAVSESIKNPLKYYNNNVEGTLKLISAMRKANVKKLVFSSSAAVYGQPVNVPIREDFSLSPKNPYARSKLMIENILADLHKAESDWHIACLRYFNPVGAHESGLIGEDPKIFPYNLMPYLTQVAIGRRKELTIFGGDYPTTDGTAIRDYIHVMDLAEGHIAALNYINCKQGLVTVNLSTGKGVSVLGVLHAFTKASQCTIAYCILDRRPGDIAECWADSSFAQQILCWQAKRNMTQICNDSWRFQKTNPNGYSLLHFEEIN